The following DNA comes from Erigeron canadensis isolate Cc75 chromosome 3, C_canadensis_v1, whole genome shotgun sequence.
CAAGTACTGAAATGACCATGTGTGAATGTGAAAtgaattgaaagttttgtgaaaTTTGTGACTGTGTGTTTCCAAGCTGTGTAAATGGATGGATATACGAGTGTGACTTTTTACTCTGTATATAAAACACGTTTTATTCAGTAGAGTAAGATCAATTATTGGGTGTGTGATGAAATGTTGTATTGTTACCTTATAAACGGGTCCAAATCCACCCTCTCCAAGTTTATTGTCTGGTGAAAAACTAGCAGTAGCTTTTTCTATGGTAGAGAAGCTAAACAAAGGTAGCTCCATAGTTTCTCTCTTGCTATCATGGACTTGCAATGATTCCcctatatatcaaaaataaagaagatTTGTAAGTGATATAATATGCTCAATAAACTGTTTTACATATTCGCACAAATGTAGCTAAAATTGCTGAGTTCTCTTACATTCTGCTGTTGGTTCTGCGTTATCCCTTTTTCTCCAGGTGTAGCAAAACCAAGCTGAGCTCAAGCCTACTACAATGATAACCAGGAACACTACCATTAGGATGATTTTGATGTTTATTCCTTCTTTATCTGCGATTGATCAATTACATGATGTTAACATAGGTACGATATATTTTACTCCAACATAAATACAGAAAGCATTAAAATCAACTAGTTTCTCtcatatataaacatgtagGTGTGAATTTGCGAACTTAGGAAAAAAATTTACCTAAATCAGAGGAAGCCATTCTTACAAAGATATCATGACCACCCATGCCCTCGGATACTAATTGGATGTCTATGAGGTCATTAAACCAAAGTAAGCAGACGCTTCCTTCTCTCATATCTACATACGCATAACCCATGCATGTACAATTGTTTAAGCATGCCATTTCACATTCCTTCAGAGTCATGCTCATGTTAAACCAAGAAGTGTGCGTGTCTGGTAGTTTCACATTTGAATACCTTCTAAACCCATCTGATCTGTTTTTGCAATCTAACAGTGTTTTCCTAACACAACCATGCCAATCTCCTGTCTCCCATTCTTTTGGATTTCGTGGCATAAATTTTTTCTCATCTAAGCACAAACATGTCTGTACGCTGTTCATCATCTTGCAACGTCCATAAGCCCCACAGATGTTGTATGTATCACAAATGTCTCTTGGGAATGCAATACGAACCTTCCATGTTTTACTCTCTTCTACCCACACCAAGCGTTCATACTTCCCAGAAGAACTCAAGGTTGCCTTCGATAGGACAGAACTGCTTACAAGATTATAAGTAAAAGCCACCTCTGTTTTATTTATAACAATACTGTATGTAACGATATTCTGGAGGAATGCAGACGCACTAAAATGTTTATCATTCCATGGCCCACTCCGGTATTTGACCACTGCACCTTGTTTTAGTAGGTTTTGAGGATAACTGCGTGTGTCAATACTAAAGGTGAATTCACCTGGAGCCGGATCTTTACTATTCCTCCATGAAGATAGATACCATTCCTGCCCCGTCAAGAAACTTTTCCCCAACCTCATGCCAGGTAGAAGAGTATCAGTTGGATAATCAAAGCTCATCCAGAGAATCTTATTGTTGTTTCCATTGGTCAAAACTAGATTTCCAGTGTCGAGAAGCTTTGCAATTGTGTTCCCTGATGACGTAGTGTTGGATGACCACATTATATGATTAGTAACATTGTTCATGATGACAAGATTACCTGGATTGACTATCTTTAACACACCTAATGATGCACCGGTAAGTGGGTACTCTCTGTTGGCAACCCAAACCACTGTTTGAACAGAGATTTTCTTGTACCAAATACCCAGGTATCTATTCTCAGTGCCATCTGGCCTGAAAAATCCAAGCTCAAATGTTCTGTCTGGCGAGACCAACGTATTTCCTTCTGCCAAGAACTCTGAATCTGAAACAACGTTGATTTCGGCTGAGATGGTTTGCAGAATGTGAAGTAAAATAAGCATTGAAACAAATATAATTGCTTCCTCCATTTGAATCTTCCCTTTTAAGCTTCTCATTCTTTTCAGAATGTGAATATTATTTAATAGTAATATTGTTCCTACCACTACAAAGTACGAACTAAGGAAGGTATTACTTTTTCTGTATTTCTGTTTGAGTGATTAAAATTTGTATGTCAAATTATATCTAAGAATGACATGTAGATATGTTGATCAGTTGTAAAAATGTATATCAAGTTCTTCTTCAGTCTTTGCTCAAGTAGTTAGACCGAGACTTTGCCGTGTGCTTGGGTACAAGAAGTTTTCATGGCATAATTGTTGATTGAACCCATTGGTCATAGTCACTAACGGGCCAGTTATGCCCTGTGAGCAAGGTCGTTGTGAATCCGACAGGTAGATGCTCTACTTGATAGTACCAGTCAAAAACTGTAGCATTAATTTTAACTTCGTACTAAAGCagtaattaatcaaaaaatttGGATTCAAAAAGTGTGAATCCTTCACTCACCCTCGACCACATTAGCAACTTGGGCCGAAACTATCTTAAATTTGGGCTTTACAACATATTTAAAGGCCCAGATTCCTATTTATTACGTACAGTATATAGTATTTTACCCAGCGGAAGGAAGAAACCATCGAataattaatcaattttttcAAAGTCGAGCCAACCAAAACACTTAATTTAGGGATATCCTGTCCCTAAATTATTATTCTTTTCTAAGTTACCCTACCGGCCCTACCATGTTCCTCTCCGTAATATACAACTCTTTGAAATGGTGGTGCCGGCACAACGAACAGCTGAGGCTATAAATTTGCTAAGGGAAGGTATCGATATGTTGTTGGGACGATGGAGTGCATTGCAGATGGCTATTGAGAACGAATGGGGCGGTCGTGATACTCGACAAAAAGCTCAACAGCTTGCTGTTGATATCTATCACAGGCTCATTCGACCTGCTGAGACTACATTATATGTGGATGATTTGGACAATTTACTTGATGATTTTATGGTCTCTCTTAATACCGAGGTTGATGATGGTAGCATTGAGGAGATATCGGATAAGTTAATGATAATGCATGAAGAATATTTGGAAGGTAACTTTGTCTCGATTGAACGACTAAGGCAATCGACTCCAGCTGCTAATCATCGCATACAGGTTGTGAATGGTGGTGAAGATTCAACATCAAGTTCAGAGGACGAGTCGATGGAGATGGCAGAAGAACGTGATATATGAATGATGGAGAAAACATGAAGGTGACGAGGTCATGCCCTTTTTTTTTACCTAggaatattttctgatttgGAATTGATGTTATATGCTTAATTCAATTCATCATAATGCCCTTAAAAAGAGAAACTTTCTGAGACATATCTCAACTGAAATACAAATATTATGTCACATGTAACCATTTGAAATGAAGGTATATCTTGCTACAAtgcttttattgtttttgatacTTAAAAAATAGATTTAGCAACACCTTTTTGCCTCAGACATTCAAAAAGTTTGGTATTTAACCACCATTAAGGTGGCACAGAGGTCACATCTCCCGGTATCCTTACATATAATGTCTTGGGTTTGACCCTCTTAGGTACATATATTGAAGGTAGCCAGGGAAAGAGTCACAACGATATCATAAGGCTATATTCATGAATATATCTGAGTGAAAAGACTCTCCCTAGTCAGGTAACATGATCAGGAAGAACATCACCTGTTTACCTGTTTAATTTATGCATGTAGTACCctttacctatatatattttgagttgttactgttataaaaatttttatgttgtttaacaaaatttgtTAGGTTGTTTCTTTTAGTCATGttattaagataaaaaaaaaaaaagtttagccCCCGTCCTCTAGAATTTCTGATTCTGCCAATGGTAGTACAGCCAGTTAAAAATCGGCATGTACTTAAAGAATCAGAACAGAAATCCAATCCTACAACTGGTGTACATTCTATCGAGCAACTATCTCTGTAACTGTAAATTCATTCGTTGACCTTGTGGTGTAAGCAATTGAAGAGAAATCAGCACCAGGTATGTTCCTTTGCGTGAAAAATGCCGGCTGCTTAGGTTTCGGCAATGCAACCTCATTGCCCAACAGTTGAACCGCAGATGACATGTTTGGTCTGTCTTCTGGATTTTGTTGAACACATAACAAACCCACTTCGATTGATCTTAAGACTTCATATGGATTGCTTGGTTTCTCCATATTTGTATCCACTAGTTCCATTGACCTGCCCTCATTATGCATTCTCCATGCCTGAATATGGAAATAGTTAGTAGGTAGTTGAGTAGATACTATAATTACAAATCGAAAGAGCATGCAGTTTGTGGATGGTGAACTTACATGTCCAATAAGGTTATTGTCATGTTCTGGATGAACGAATCCCCTATTTCTCTTCCCACTGACAATCTctagcaccaaaacaccaaagcTAAACACATCTGactttgttgagaaaataccatCCAGAGCATACTCTGGGGACATGTAACCACTGAATGAAGCATGATGTTTTTAGAACATAAGCTTGGAAAATGTATACTATATATGAAGGTGAATTCTGTATCTTACTATGTACCAACAACTCTTTCTGTGTTTGCTCCAGTCTCATTTCCTCCAAAACTTCTAGCTAAGCCGAAGTCTGAAATCTTGGGGTTCATGTCATGATCTAGTAGAATATTGCTAGCTTTAAGATCTCTATGGATGATTCTTAATCGTGAATCTTGATGCAGATAAAGAAGTCCGCGGGCAATTCCAGCTATGATGTTGAATCGTTTGGTCCAATCAAGCAGTGTGCTTCGTACCTTATCTGGCAAACGTGTAGGTTAGTTTTACATAGTTTCAGTAGACAAGTAGTCCATGTTAAATCAGTGGAAATTGTATGGTTCTCACCAAATATAAATGAGTCTAAGCTTTTGTTAGGCATGTACTCGTAGATTAACAATTTCTCGTCTCCCTCTATGCTACATCCAAGGAGCTTAACAAGATTTCGGTGTTGAAGTTTTGAAATACAGATGACTTCATTCTTGAACTCATGAAGTCCCTGACTGGATGTAATTGAGAGACGCTTAACTGCAATTTCTCCCCCTTCTAGGATACCCTGAAGATTACTATTTGGAATGTGAAACTATacaaaacattaacataattcGGTATGTATCATATTGTATGTGTGGCTTATATATTATACAGATCCGTATTTTTACGGGTAATGAGTTACAATGTGGCTTTATAATCATTGAGATAAAAGTCTAATCTATTGCTCTACTTTATGAAAGTATATTTTTACCTTATAAACGGGTCCAAATCCACCCTCTCCAAGTTTATTATCCGAAGAGAAACTAGCAGTAGCTTTTGCCACTGCAGAGAAGCTAAATAATGGTAGTTCCATGGCTTCTGAATTGCTTTCTTGGACTTGTAAGGATTCCCCTGTGCATTAAAAAAGACAATAGATTAAAATGATAGAATCTGCTTGAAGAATACTAATCTGAGGTGAGTTAACCCAACATAATACAGATAAAGCTTCTGCTTAATTAATAGATAGACTCCTTCAAATTTACTTCTAAATTTACTGAATTTCTTACCTTCCCCTGTTGCTTTTGCGTGACGCTTTTTTCTCCACACACAGAAAAACCACGTGGAGCTGAAGCCTATCAAAAGGACTGGCAGAATTACAGCCAATAATATGGTCTTGATGTTTGTTCCTCCTTTATTTGTGGAAACTGTTTGAGTAAAGTTACCTGAAGAATATGAACATAGCAATCATAAATTTTACTAAAATATACTATGTAACAAGCATCAAAGTTGACTGGTAAACTCATGAAACCTAcaaattatttgttattatatttgtatatgtgtATAGTGTATTTGTGAACTTCTGCAATAAATACTTACCTAAGTCAGAGGAAGCCATTCTTATGAAGATATCTTGACCACCCTTTCCGTCGAAGTACACTCTGATGTCATTGAGTTCATTAAACCAAAGCAAGCAGCCGCTTCCTTCCCCTCTGATATCTGTATTTGCATAAGCCATACAGGTACAATTTTTTCGACATTTTGCTTCGCATTCCTTCAGGGTCATGCTCAAGTTGAACCAAGAATTCTGTGTGTCTGGCAGTTTTACATCAGAATACCGTACAAACCCATCTGACCCATTTTCACAATCCAATGGTGTTTTCCTGACACAACCACCAGACCAATCTGCCGTCTCCCAACCTTTTGGATTTTTTGGCATGAATTTAGAATCGTCTAAGCACATACATGTCTGAAAGCTAACCAGGGTGCAGCTTCCATAAGCACCACATATGTTGTACGTATCACAAGTCTCTTTAGGCAATGACAGAATAGACTGCCATTTTTTACCATTATCTACCCACACGGTGCGTTCTATCTGCCCAGAATAATTCAGGGTCAACCTCGATAGAACAGAACTGTTTACAAGATTATATGAATACACCACTTCTGTTTCATTAATTACCATACTGTATGTAAAGATCGGGTTCTGTTTGAACTCAGAAGCCCCACTAAACCGTATTCCATTCCATGGTCCAGCCCGGTATTTCACCACATCACCTTGCCTTAGTTCGTTTTGAGGATAACTGAGTGTGTCGATGCTATATGTAAATTCACCGACAGCGGGATCTTGACTATTCTTCCATGATGACAGATGCCATTCCTTTTTTGTCAAGAAGTTTCTCCCGAAGCTCATGCCAGGTAAAAGAGTATCAGTTGGATAATCAAAACTCTGCCAGATCATCATCTCCTTTTGTTGGTCCATCAAGACTAGATTTCCGGTGTCAAGAAGCTTTGCAGCTACATTTCCCGATGACGTCGTATTGGATGACCACATTAAATCATTAGTAACATTGTTCATGATGACAAGATTCCCTGGATTAACTATCCTTAACACACCTGCTTCTGCACTTATTAGTGGCCGATCTCTGTTGGCAACCCAAACCACTGTTTTAACAAAGATTTTCTTGTACCAAATGCCTACGTAAATTGTCGTCTCAGTATCACTTGGCCTGAAAAAACCAAGTTCAAAAGTTTTAGCTGGGGAGACCAATGTGTCTTCTTCAGTCAAAAACTGTGAATCCGAAATGACATTGATTTCGGTTGGGTATATCTGCTGAATGGGGAGTAAAATAAGCAATAGCACATATATAGTTGTTACTTCCTTCATTAGAATCTTAGCTTTTAAGCCTCTCAAATATGTTAGAGTGTATTTTATATTAGTGTACTATATATGAGTGATATATCAAAGTTGGGTCtcaaattattatatcaatcaataaatgACAAGTACATATGCTGAACTGTATAATCATTTAATCATAAATTGTTAAATGACTTTTGTGGCTTGGCTCAGCCTGTGTGTATGTGAACAAAAATTTGATTTCTTTGACTAAATAATGTTAATACTACTAGAATGAAAGCAAGCTCATGTACTGGCCACACGAAAGATTGTTATGCCATGTGACCAATGTTGTTATGATTATGACAGGATATGCTAATTAGTAACACCAGTCAAACGAATTCATTGTGCAAAACCCGTAAAGCTTTTTGCCATTTACCTTTGATATCATAGTACAATCATTGAGTCAGGACCGGTAATTATGTCGGGTTTGGGTTGGCGGGTTCAAATACTCAACCCGAACCTGACGTGATATCAATATTGACGGGTTGATGTCAAGTTGATTTCAGATTATAGAAACACATATTGATGTCAAGTTGACGGGTTCAATCAACGTTACTATATTTAACGGGTTGGTTTCAGGTCAACTTGTTagatgatttttataattttttggttGACTAGTCTAACTTGTTAACCCAAATAGCCAAcccaaaaaaacacataattaaagTTTTCGGGTCGATTTTGAAGAATATCGCCAACCTTAATTAAAGTTGCTGGATTTGAAAAGTCATATGTTGTGAATCCCTTCCGGTAAAAGATGCTAATAATATAGATCGTGACTATCCATGACCACATACATCCAATCGTAAATATTGTCAAACTTTGTGAATAAGAGGTCTTTTAATTAATCACTCTCACTTTTACTTCTGCTCACATAGCATATCAACTTCACTAGAGTACTTAATAGCGTCTTAATTAGTTTGTAAGTTTATCCTTTTTcaaaaaagatttattttaGTTTGGGAAAAGtatctgtgtgtgtatgtaacttatGACCAGttactattgtatgaaagaaactttagtgcggttcattgtatgtaagtaacctgtTAAAACTGAATGAATCGTGTAAACAAGCTGATGTGGAGCTATCTCATTGGGTCATGTATTAGATGTCTGGTGGTGTCACGTTGATTTTttacacgattcgttcagttttagcaggttatttacatacaataaacccgactaaagtttctttcatacaatagtagctggtcacaagttacatacacacacaaatacttttcccatatatatatatatataactttttgtcGAATCCAAAAACTCATTAAATAAAAGAAGAGTGTAGGAGCTAATGTATAGCCCCTAATATTCAAATGAACTCAAGTAAAATTAAGCTCAACTCGACTTATTTACACCCATAGTTTTCTTTAATAATTGAATGATAATTGAGGTGTTATAGATGGTTTGTTTCTTATCAACATGTATAATAAACATAATGAAATAACAAAACGAGATTTCTCTTGCTAAATATATTAcgagtacataaatatatatatatatatgttaacgagttctttttttctttttgaacgataacttaacaaaaaaaaacatagcaaTAATTATATTAACATCTGTCGagaggtttaaaaaaaaaagaagagaaattggcaaaaatagaaagaaaaaaaaaacataaaatgatcaATGAGATTTAAAATATACATAGCATAtgatttattactatttttatttgtatttagaTAAATACCAAATGTGAAATACTCAAATGCCTAATAATTGGAGTTATGCAATCCACACGGAGTGACACGAAAGCAAAAGGAGGCTCATGTGCAATGGAGGCCCACCTATATTTTTTTCCTAATGGGCTGTACAACAAAATTTAAGGCCCAATAAAAGCTCCAAAGGTAAACGTcagtcaatttttttatttttaccaacTGGTAATTACCGAGCGGGGGAAGAAAACATCCAAAATTTAGAGGGTGTTCGTGATTACGTTTTGAGTttattatctgattattgcgtttgCATTACgcaaataatgaaaaaatatgtttggcaaaataagtgattatttacattttattatagAAAAAACGCATTTTTAATAAAGCACGTAAGAACATGCTTTT
Coding sequences within:
- the LOC122592302 gene encoding G-type lectin S-receptor-like serine/threonine-protein kinase At4g27290 isoform X3 codes for the protein MRSLKGKIQMEEAIIFVSMLILLHILQTISAEINVVSDSEFLAEGNTLVSPDRTFELGFFRPDGTENRYLGIWYKKISVQTVVWVANREYPLTGASLGVLKIVNPGNLVIMNNVTNHIMWSSNTTSSGNTIAKLLDTGNLVLTNGNNNKILWMSFDYPTDTLLPGMRLGKSFLTGQEWYLSSWRNSKDPAPGEFTFSIDTRSYPQNLLKQGAVVKYRSGPWNDKHFSASAFLQNIVTYSIVINKTEVAFTYNLVSSSVLSKATLSSSGKYERLVWVEESKTWKVRIAFPRDICDTYNICGAYGRCKMMNSVQTCLCLDEKKFMPRNPKEWETGDWHGCVRKTLLDCKNRSDGFRRYSNVKLPDTHTSWFNMSMTLKECEMACLNNCTCMGYAYVDMREGSVCLLWFNDLIDIQLVSEGMGGHDIFVRMASSDLDKEGINIKIILMVVFLVIIVVGLSSAWFCYTWRKRDNAEPTAEWESLQVHDSKRETMELPLFSFSTIEKATASFSPDNKLGEGGFGPVYKGILEGGEIAVKRLSNTSSQGLDEFKNEVICISKLQHRNLVKLLGCSIEGEEKLLIYEYMPNGSLDLFIFADKIRSTILDWTTRFHIIEGIARGLLYLHQDSRLRIIHRDLKASNILLDLDMNPKISDFGIARSFGGNENEANTERVVGTYGYMSPEYALDGLFSTKSDVFSFGVLVLEIISGKRNRGFIHSDHSNNLIGHAWTMHNESRSLELVDTNLQEAMNPSQVSRSIVVALLCVQQSPDDRPNMSSVVRMLGNELGALQNPKQPAFFTERNIIGGNSSSSTNATSSTNYLTVTEVVAR
- the LOC122592302 gene encoding G-type lectin S-receptor-like serine/threonine-protein kinase At4g27290 isoform X1; its protein translation is MKEVTTIYVLLLILLPIQQIYPTEINVISDSQFLTEEDTLVSPAKTFELGFFRPSDTETTIYVGIWYKKIFVKTVVWVANRDRPLISAEAGVLRIVNPGNLVIMNNVTNDLMWSSNTTSSGNVAAKLLDTGNLVLMDQQKEMMIWQSFDYPTDTLLPGMSFGRNFLTKKEWHLSSWKNSQDPAVGEFTYSIDTLSYPQNELRQGDVVKYRAGPWNGIRFSGASEFKQNPIFTYSMVINETEVVYSYNLVNSSVLSRLTLNYSGQIERTVWVDNGKKWQSILSLPKETCDTYNICGAYGSCTLVSFQTCMCLDDSKFMPKNPKGWETADWSGGCVRKTPLDCENGSDGFVRYSDVKLPDTQNSWFNLSMTLKECEAKCRKNCTCMAYANTDIRGEGSGCLLWFNELNDIRVYFDGKGGQDIFIRMASSDLGNFTQTVSTNKGGTNIKTILLAVILPVLLIGFSSTWFFCVWRKKRHAKATGEGESLQVQESNSEAMELPLFSFSAVAKATASFSSDNKLGEGGFGPVYKGILEGGEIAVKRLSITSSQGLHEFKNEVICISKLQHRNLVKLLGCSIEGDEKLLIYEYMPNKSLDSFIFDKVRSTLLDWTKRFNIIAGIARGLLYLHQDSRLRIIHRDLKASNILLDHDMNPKISDFGLARSFGGNETGANTERVVGTYGYMSPEYALDGIFSTKSDVFSFGVLVLEIVSGKRNRGFVHPEHDNNLIGHAWRMHNEGRSMELVDTNMEKPSNPYEVLRSIEVGLLCVQQNPEDRPNMSSAVQLLGNEVALPKPKQPAFFTQRNIPGADFSSIAYTTRSTNEFTVTEIVAR
- the LOC122592302 gene encoding G-type lectin S-receptor-like serine/threonine-protein kinase SD1-1 isoform X7, translating into MSPEYALDGIFSTKSDVFSFGVLVLEIVSGKRNRGFVHPEHDNNLIGHAWRMHNEGRSMELVDTNMEKPSNPYEVLRSIEVGLLCVQQNPEDRPNMSSAVQLLGNEVALPKPKQPAFFTQRNIPGADFSSIAYTTRSTNEFTVTEIVAR
- the LOC122592302 gene encoding G-type lectin S-receptor-like serine/threonine-protein kinase At4g27290 isoform X6, which codes for MKEVTTIYVLLLILLPIQQIYPTEINVISDSQFLTEEDTLVSPAKTFELGFFRPSDTETTIYVGIWYKKIFVKTVVWVANRDRPLISAEAGVLRIVNPGNLVIMNNVTNDLMWSSNTTSSGNVAAKLLDTGNLVLMDQQKEMMIWQSFDYPTDTLLPGMSFGRNFLTKKEWHLSSWKNSQDPAVGEFTYSIDTLSYPQNELRQGDVVKYRAGPWNGIRFSGASEFKQNPIFTYSMVINETEVVYSYNLVNSSVLSRLTLNYSGQIERTVWVDNGKKWQSILSLPKETCDTYNICGAYGSCTLVSFQTCMCLDDSKFMPKNPKGWETADWSGGCVRKTPLDCENGSDGFVRYSDVKLPDTQNSWFNLSMTLKECEAKCRKNCTCMAYANTDIRGEGSGCLLWFNELNDIRVYFDGKGGQDIFIRMASSDLGNFTQTVSTNKGGTNIKTILLAVILPVLLIGFSSTWFFCVWRKKRHAKATGEGESLQVQESNSEAMELPLFSFSAVAKATASFSSDNKLGEGGFGPVYKGILEGGEIAVKRLSITSSQGLHEFKNEVICISKLQHRNLVKLLGCSIEGDEKLLIYEYLPNKSLDSFIFDKVRSTLLDWTKRYNIIAGIARGLLYLHQDSRLRIIHRDLKASNILLDHDMNPKISDFGLARSFGGNETGANT
- the LOC122592302 gene encoding G-type lectin S-receptor-like serine/threonine-protein kinase At4g27290 isoform X2, which encodes MKEVTTIYVLLLILLPIQQIYPTEINVISDSQFLTEEDTLVSPAKTFELGFFRPSDTETTIYVGIWYKKIFVKTVVWVANRDRPLISAEAGVLRIVNPGNLVIMNNVTNDLMWSSNTTSSGNVAAKLLDTGNLVLMDQQKEMMIWQSFDYPTDTLLPGMSFGRNFLTKKEWHLSSWKNSQDPAVGEFTYSIDTLSYPQNELRQGDVVKYRAGPWNGIRFSGASEFKQNPIFTYSMVINETEVVYSYNLVNSSVLSRLTLNYSGQIERTVWVDNGKKWQSILSLPKETCDTYNICGAYGSCTLVSFQTCMCLDDSKFMPKNPKGWETADWSGGCVRKTPLDCENGSDGFVRYSDVKLPDTQNSWFNLSMTLKECEAKCRKNCTCMAYANTDIRGEGSGCLLWFNELNDIRVYFDGKGGQDIFIRMASSDLGNFTQTVSTNKGGTNIKTILLAVILPVLLIGFSSTWFFCVWRKKRHAKATGEGESLQVQESNSEAMELPLFSFSAVAKATASFSSDNKLGEGGFGPVYKGILEGGEIAVKRLSITSSQGLHEFKNEVICISKLQHRNLVKLLGCSIEGDEKLLIYEYMPNKSLDSFIFDKVRSTLLDWTKRFNIIAGIARGLLYLHQDSRLRIIHRDLKASNILLDHDMNPKISDFGLARSFGGNETGANTERVVGTYSYMSPEYALDGIFSTKSDVFSFGVLVLEIVSGKRNRGFIHPEHDNNLIGHAWRMHNEGRSMELVDTNIEKPSNPSEVLRSIEVGLLCVQQNPEDRPNMSSVVQLLGNEVALPKPKQPAFFTQRNIPGADFSSILYTTRSTNEFTVTEIVAR
- the LOC122592302 gene encoding G-type lectin S-receptor-like serine/threonine-protein kinase At4g27290 isoform X5 produces the protein MRSLKGKIQMEEAIIFVSMLILLHILQTISAEINVVSDSEFLAEGNTLVSPDRTFELGFFRPDGTENRYLGIWYKKISVQTVVWVANREYPLTGASLGVLKIVNPGNLVIMNNVTNHIMWSSNTTSSGNTIAKLLDTGNLVLTNGNNNKILWMSFDYPTDTLLPGMRLGKSFLTGQEWYLSSWRNSKDPAPGEFTFSIDTRSYPQNLLKQGAVVKYRSGPWNDKHFSASAFLQNIVTYSIVINKTEVAFTYNLVSSSVLSKATLSSSGKYERLVWVEESKTWKVRIAFPRDICDTYNICGAYGRCKMMNSVQTCLCLDEKKFMPRNPKEWETGDWHGCVRKTLLDCKNRSDGFRRYSNVKLPDTHTSWFNMSMTLKECEMACLNNCTCMGYAYVDMREGSVCLLWFNDLIDIQLVSEGMGGHDIFVRMASSDLDKEGINIKIILMVVFLVIIVVGLSSAWFCYTWRKRDNAEPTAEWESLQVHDSKRETMELPLFSFSTIEKATASFSPDNKLGEGGFGPVYKGILEGGEIAVKRLSNTSSQGLDEFKNEVICISKLQHRNLVKLLGCSIEGEEKLLIYEYMPNGSLDLFIFADKIRSTILDWTTRFHIIEGIARGLLYLHQDSRLRIIHRDLKASNILLDLDMNPKISDFGIARSFGGNENEANTERVVGTYYMSPEYALDGLFSTKSDVFSFGVLVLEIISGKRNRGFIHSDHSNNLIGHAWTMHNESRSLELVDTNLQEAMNPSQVSRSIVVALLCVQQSPDDRPNMSSVVRMLGNELGALQNPKQPAFFTERNIIGGNSSSSTNATSSTNYLTVTEVVAR
- the LOC122592314 gene encoding pre-rRNA-processing protein TSR2 homolog; amino-acid sequence: MVVPAQRTAEAINLLREGIDMLLGRWSALQMAIENEWGGRDTRQKAQQLAVDIYHRLIRPAETTLYVDDLDNLLDDFMVSLNTEVDDGSIEEISDKLMIMHEEYLEGNFVSIERLRQSTPAANHRIQVVNGGEDSTSSSEDESMEMAEERDI
- the LOC122592302 gene encoding G-type lectin S-receptor-like serine/threonine-protein kinase At4g27290 isoform X4; the protein is MRSLKGKIQMEEAIIFVSMLILLHILQTISAEINVVSDSEFLAEGNTLVSPDRTFELGFFRPDGTENRYLGIWYKKISVQTVVWVANREYPLTGASLGVLKIVNPGNLVIMNNVTNHIMWSSNTTSSGNTIAKLLDTGNLVLTNGNNNKILWMSFDYPTDTLLPGMRLGKSFLTGQEWYLSSWRNSKDPAPGEFTFSIDTRSYPQNLLKQGAVVKYRSGPWNDKHFSASAFLQNIVTYSIVINKTEVAFTYNLVSSSVLSKATLSSSGKYERLVWVEESKTWKVRIAFPRDICDTYNICGAYGRCKMMNSVQTCLCLDEKKFMPRNPKEWETGDWHGCVRKTLLDCKNRSDGFRRYSNVKLPDTHTSWFNMSMTLKECEMACLNNCTCMGYAYVDMREGSVCLLWFNDLIDIQLVSEGMGGHDIFVRMASSDLDKEGINIKIILMVVFLVIIVVGLSSAWFCYTWRKRDNAEPTAEWESLQVHDSKRETMELPLFSFSTIEKATASFSPDNKLGEGGFGPVYKGILEGGEIAVKRLSNTSSQGLDEFKNEVICISKLQHRNLVKLLGCSIEGEEKLLIYEYMPNGSLDLFIFDKIRSTILDWTTRFHIIEGIARGLLYLHQDSRLRIIHRDLKASNILLDLDMNPKISDFGIARSFGGNENEANTERVVGTYGYMSPEYALDGLFSTKSDVFSFGVLVLEIISGKRNRGFIHSDHSNNLIGHAWTMHNESRSLELVDTNLQEAMNPSQVSRSIVVALLCVQQSPDDRPNMSSVVRMLGNELGALQNPKQPAFFTERNIIGGNSSSSTNATSSTNYLTVTEVVAR